The window CGCCCGCGCAAGGCGTGGCCGTAAGCGATGACCCATCGAAACGGCCCTCGAAATATTCAGCCGTGACATCCCCACGGAAGATATCCGTGAACTGATAACCAAGACCGATCGCAACCGCGACCGGCCGATCGAAGCGGGCGCTGTCGAAGGGAACGATCTCATAGCCGGCGCCATCGAAGTTTCGGTAGTAAGGGTCGCCCTCCTCACGCCACGGCGCATAGCTCATGTCGCCGCGCAGATAGAGCCGGCCACCAGCCGTTCCTTCGGGCGAAATGGTGATCTCCGGCGCGTTGAGCAGATCCTCGTCGGCGGCCTCTGCCGTGCCGGAAAGCAGCAGGCCGGCACCCAGAGCCATGCCGCAAATCCCGTTCCGCCAATCCATAGTCCCGCCTCTTCACCATTGCGAACGCCGGCGGAGATGCCGGCATGACCGTTGGCGTTAACTATTGGCCGGGACAAGTTAACCGCGGGTTAACTATGTTTATTAACTGCGGCATTTGGCAAAAAGGGCCGCCTCTGCGACCCTTACGAAGTGCGGCAATGTTGAGCCGTCGGCACGCTATTGTAGCGAGTAGCGCATGCCGAGCTTGAAATCGTGCGAGGTAATGTCCTCGAAGTGCATCGGCGGTGACGAGAAGTTCCCGTCATAGCTGCGGATGGTGCCGGTCCGCGCATTGCCGAGATCGACATAGCTGTAGCCGAAATCGACGGCCAATCGATCGGTCGCCTGATAGGCGACGCCGGCATGCAGCGCCCAGGCAAGGTTCCAGGTCGGATCACTGCTCGCCGAGGCGACGCCCAGATTCGGTACGTTGATGTCGCGGAAATTCGAAATCCTGTTGCGCGACGCACCGATGCCGGCGCCGACATAGGGCTTGATGCCGTTCCAGTCGCCAATGTCCACATAGACGTTCGCCATCAGCAGCCATTCCGATTTGGCGCCGTCATAGTCGTTGGTGCCGTCCCACACTCCGTCGCCATCCTCATCATACCGGTCGAGGGCAGCGAAATCCGCTTTTCCACGGTATTCGACAATGCCGTCGAGGCGCAGCCAATCATTGAACTGATAACCGATGCCCACTCCCCCCAGCGGCGCGCTGTCGAAGCTACCGCTATCGAGGAACTGGTGCACGGCGACGTCGTCGAACGCCCCGTTCTCGAGATGACCGAGCCGCTGATTGCTCATACCAAGATGGCCGCGCAGATACCATCCGCCGGACAGGACGACCGGCGGGTCGCCGGGATCCGCGATATAGAGATCAGCGGCCGCTGCGGGTGTGCCGCCCAACAATGCAGCAATGGTCGCAATCAAGAACTTGTTCATAACATGCTCCGCGATATTCTGGGGCCCACGGCGTCTCGCCGGAGCGGTCATGCAACTTCGGTTGCATCAGAATTCGCATGCGACGGTTAATTTCGGATTAAGCATAGAAATTCACTTTGTTTTTTAACCAACGCTGATGTTGTGCACCATGCCTCCGACGATAGATGAAAGGACCGGCAATCGAGGGCGACCCCTTCGACCGCACCTTTCAAGGCGAACTGTCGCCTTGGGATAAAACCCATTCGAATTAAATAACTTACACCGGGACAGAATGAGCTGCAGCGCGCCCGTCCCGCAAAAATCACCTCTTTATAGGAGGCGTCCGAGCGGGCCGTGATCCAGCCCGCTCGGGATCAAACCATTAGAAGTAGAGACGCGGAGGCCGCGAAAGAGCCGCAGGTCAGGCGGCGCTGCGAACACTGCCGATCACATTGACCAGCTCGTCGACGATCCGCTCGACCTTTCCGCGGTCGTCGCCTTCGGCCATCACGCGGATCAGCGGCTCGGTGCCGGAGGGGCGGATCAAGAGACGTCCGCTCTTCGCAAGCTCCGCTTCAGCGTCGGCAATCGCCTGGCGCACCGTCTCGTCCTCCAGCGGCTTGCCCGCCGAGATGCGTACATTCTTCAACACCTGCGGCACCGGTTCGAAACGCTGGCAAACCTCACTCACGGACTTGCCCTGCCGCTTGACAACAGCAAGCACCTGCAGCGCGGCCACCAGCCCGTCGCCGGTCGTGCCGAAATCGGAGAGCACGATATGTCCGGACTGTTCGCCGCCGACATTCAGCCCGTCCTGACGCATCTGCTCGACCACATAGCGGTCGCCAACCTTGGTGCGATGGAGCTTCAGTCCACGCGACTTCAAGTAACGCTCGAGCCCCAAGTTCGACATCACCGTCGCAGCAATGCCGCCACCCTGCAGCATGCCGTCGGAGGCCCAGCTGTCGGCAATCACCGCCATCAACTGGTCGCCGTCGATGACCGATCCGGTCTCGTCGACGATCACCACCCGGTCGGCATCGCCGTCCAGCGCAATGCCGATATCCGCACGGACTTCGTGCACCTTCTTCTGCAGGGCTGCCGGATGGGTCGAGCCGCACTCGAGGTTGATATTGACGCCGTTCGGCTCCGTGCCGATCGTCACCACCTCGGCGCCGAGTTCCCAAAGCGCGGATGGCGCAACCTTGTAGGCGGCGCCGTTGGCGCAATCTATGGCGATTCGCAGGCCTTGCAGCGTGACATCGCGCGGCAGCGTCCGCTTCGCCTGTTCGATGTAGCGATAGATGTCTCCGTCGACGCGCTTGGCGCGGCCGATATCCTCGGGCTTCGCCAGCTGAGCGGTCATGTCCTGATCGAGAAGCTCCTCGATTTTTTCCTCGATCTCATCGGAAAGCTTGTAGCCGTCGGGCCCAAAGAGCTTGATCCCGTTGTCGCGGAAAGGATTGTGCGAGGCGGAGATCATCACGCCGACGTCGGCGCGCAGGGACCGCGTCAGCATCGCCACCCCGGGCGTGGGGATCGGCCCGAGCAGGAAGACATCGAGGCCGGCCGCCGTGAAACCAGCGACCATCGCGTTTTCGAGCATGTAACCGGAAAGGCGGGTGTCCTTTCCGATCACCACGCGATGGCGGTGTGCGCCGTTGCGGAAAATGGTCCCGACGGCGACACCGACACGCATCGCGAGATCCGCCGTCATCGGAAAAATATTGGATTGGCCGCGAATGCCATCGGTGCCGAAATATTTGCGCTTCATCTGTACTCCATCGTCCCGCATCGCCAGGATCCCTTTTGCCGGCCGCGTCTTCTTTGCTGTTCCACGACCGGTTTTCATCTTCCGGGACCTCGCCACTGCATGTTCCTTAATCGACCTCGAGCCAAGGGCAAAGACATGCAGCAGTTCAAAATGCTACGGTGACCTCTGCGCTCCGAATAGGACGCGCGGCACTGTAGCGGACCTTCCATCCAAGGACCGGCAAGCAAAT is drawn from Sinorhizobium sojae CCBAU 05684 and contains these coding sequences:
- a CDS encoding outer membrane protein, translating into MNKFLIATIAALLGGTPAAAADLYIADPGDPPVVLSGGWYLRGHLGMSNQRLGHLENGAFDDVAVHQFLDSGSFDSAPLGGVGIGYQFNDWLRLDGIVEYRGKADFAALDRYDEDGDGVWDGTNDYDGAKSEWLLMANVYVDIGDWNGIKPYVGAGIGASRNRISNFRDINVPNLGVASASSDPTWNLAWALHAGVAYQATDRLAVDFGYSYVDLGNARTGTIRSYDGNFSSPPMHFEDITSHDFKLGMRYSLQ
- the glmM gene encoding phosphoglucosamine mutase; this encodes MKRKYFGTDGIRGQSNIFPMTADLAMRVGVAVGTIFRNGAHRHRVVIGKDTRLSGYMLENAMVAGFTAAGLDVFLLGPIPTPGVAMLTRSLRADVGVMISASHNPFRDNGIKLFGPDGYKLSDEIEEKIEELLDQDMTAQLAKPEDIGRAKRVDGDIYRYIEQAKRTLPRDVTLQGLRIAIDCANGAAYKVAPSALWELGAEVVTIGTEPNGVNINLECGSTHPAALQKKVHEVRADIGIALDGDADRVVIVDETGSVIDGDQLMAVIADSWASDGMLQGGGIAATVMSNLGLERYLKSRGLKLHRTKVGDRYVVEQMRQDGLNVGGEQSGHIVLSDFGTTGDGLVAALQVLAVVKRQGKSVSEVCQRFEPVPQVLKNVRISAGKPLEDETVRQAIADAEAELAKSGRLLIRPSGTEPLIRVMAEGDDRGKVERIVDELVNVIGSVRSAA